The genomic segment atttagtcaaaataccaCTTGTTACTTTTATATCACATGACGTTAGCATGACATGTTGATGTATCATAACAGATGATGAGATGACATGCTAATGTAGTATGATGACATAACAATGTAGCATTTTTCGACATTCACGTCAATGTCACCtagatataatattttgattaataactattaattataaaaatttatttgattcaaaataaaagtataaaggaTTAATTGAAAGCAATagaaaaatcaagatttatttgaatttttttaaataattctaaaaaaatGTCAAGAAAATACTATAATTTGGttctataattttcaaaataaaagaaaattctaaaattagATAATGTGTATGTGTTGAAGGCCCAAACTCAACAAAGGAGTCCATCTTGGGCATTTTAGAGGCCTTAGCCCAACTCACTGCTTTAATGAATTGCAAATTTGCAAAGGCTTTCCTcccaaaaaggaaagaagactGCCCACCTCCTGCAGGCAAATCAAGGGTGACAAGTGAAGTGAGAGGCTTAGGAAGGCTATTTCTGTAACGTTTGCCATTTGCCACTTTACTACCATAATTGGATGGATCGATGAAATCGACCCATCCCACTCCTTGCTTTCCTCAACCTTCCACATCATAAATCCCACTTCTGCccttttttctccctttttttttttatttcctctttttctcctttatttttagataacaCAACAcagttttttgggttttctctctttttttaaaaaaaatattttacatgatattctatgctttttttttcaattaattctTTGTTAATGAGATATGTTCTCTAAAGAAGttatatcatcaatttcatttaataaaattatcaaaataccTTGAATATAAAAGCCAATTTATTTgttcatatttaaaaatatttgtataattttatgAAGTAAATTTAACTTGTAACTCcatatgaaaacaaaatttattaattgggAAAAAGAAATCATAGGATAATATGcgaaaaaatttgaaaccaAAAGTATAGATAAAATTTaccttattaaataaaatatgcataatacttaaaaaaatctcatgactttttgagaaaattcaaattaaactcttataattttattttaaatcaaataaatttttacaaCTAATAGCtgatttagtcaaaatatcatctaaCATTCTGATATGTTATAATGGATCTTGACATATTAGATAacatttttcatcaattaCATCAGTATCACATAAgtgtaaaatgataattgataattaatcaattattaattataatgatttatttgactCGAAATAagaatacaaaaatttaattaaatgtaataaaaaattaagaaattttttcaaatattataccAGTAATATTATTCATTGTTAATATCATTGAAGAAATGAAGAGTTGGGTGCTGGGTCCTTTTGGCCCAGCATTGTGTACTCGCAAAAAAATAAGGTGGGCCTAAAATTAAAAgaccaaaagaaaataaagaaagggACTGCCAAGGTCAATTCGAAACTGGGCGTTACTCCACGGAAAGAAACAAGTACTTGGTGAATATTGGCTCATTTTGGAGCAAGTCTATCATCCGAATTTCTTCTTCTGCTCCCATCAAtccttttttatttgctttCTATAATCATTAATGTTAGCCCATCACTGTTCAATGTTCTGAAAGTGACAAAGAGGAGAGGGAAAAAGGGCAATCCCTTTCGTTTAATTGCAAGTTGGGGTTAAGCACTTAAAAGGGATAAGGCTATTGACATTTAACTAAATCACTAACAGCACGTTTGGTTCGCGGAATAGGcaggaatagaatagaattgCTATTCTGTGGGAATAGAATAAAgtgggaatagaatagaataaataTTACATAGTTTGATATGATGAATGGAATAGAGTAGGAATTGCTATTATGACTTATCAcagtgtttggttggtaaaaataatattggaataagaaaggaataggtgataaaaagacaaaaatgcccttgaccatattaacaattattttcataaaaaataaaattatccttattataatttaaatacatatctatcataattatattttatcccaaatactaaaaataattataatttaatcacatatttttataaatagataattatttaaaaatataatttaattatattatattttatctatcataatcaattaaatttgtgtATAGATTTTTTTAAGCCAATTCttcatatattataaatcATTTACACTTGTGTTTAGAAAAAATATTGGAGAAGAAATattaggaaaaaaatgaaaaaactagtagaaataaaaaatcatgttttttgatatattaaataaaaaaatcatattacctttcgaaaaaaaaaagaaaatcatttcttTAAACCAAGCATATGGTGCTGAGGAAACATAAATGGCAAATAGAGAAATACCGTGtctttcaatttattatttgcattccatatctggcaaaaaaatgacaatttaccattttaacTAAAGCATATTAGCATGGAGATggtataaatattaaaagagCCTTGTAATACTAAATGCCTTTTAGATGAAAATATTAGTACATATAATCTACAAATCATGTCTAGTTCAGAAAAATACACTGACTTTGAAATTAATGGATGAATATTCATCCTATTACACAAACTTACAACATGcataaaaccaataaaatgtCGCTACAATAATATCACCTTTATACAACTACTAACATAACTGTCAATTCAAAAGGATTTTGACTTGTTAATGAAACTCATAATTAATATCAACATCAAGCACAAGTGCCAAAAAGTTACAATATTAGGAACTTACCTTTACAAAAAGTTTTAGATTAATCCAAGCTCAACGGTCAGCAAGAAATGTCCTCAGCCATTCAAGTCTTCGATCAGGATCAATActaaaaaacacaaacataagAGTTGGAGATTCTGGAAGTTTAATTGAAGCTAAAACCCTTTCCATCGCTGTCAATCCCTCTACTTGACCTAAAATCCCATCCAACTCTTGAGCTTTTTGTTGTATGTTCACCTCTGCCCCAACACTTTTGCTAAACTCAATTCCAgccttttttatgttttcaccCAATATCGTTGCAGCAGCAATAATTGATTTAGATGTGATGGGATCACCCGTCTCATTTagccttttcttcttccttgttGAAGTTGTGTCACTTCTGGGAGCTGAAGTTTGAGGTTGAATATTGGAAAAATCCTCATCCTCAAAATTATATCCAGCTAGGTTTTCACCTTCAATTTCCTCATTGATTGTATCATTACAGTCCTACATTTCTTCAAGGATATCTGCTGCAGTTTATGCATCTTTCCCTGTTGCACGATCTCTTGCATAAATTATACTTAGCTCATTGAAGAAGGGAAAACTCTTTCTTCTAAAAGGGGCAGCCTCCTTGTGACtctaataacaaaaaaaaaaatgactattagttatattattattaagaaACTAAcataaaaatacttaaataagTTCAAACCAAAAACTTACCTGTATGTAAGATTCCCATACAGGATCATCAGCAACAACCATGTTTCTTTGATCATCCCACCCAAATCCACTAGTATGTGTCCCTTGCACCATATCATATATAATAGtccattcttttttcaaagtctttatTCTAAACTCTATATGGGGCTTCGCCTTCAAGTTtgcatttggtaattttgTTGCAAGCATATTTTCAAGTTCTATTAAATAACCCCCTCTAAAACCAGTGTCAGCATTGTATTTTTCTATATTGTGCAAATCAATCAAAGCTGTAACAAGTGCAACATCTTCATGAtgattccattttcttttggttcCNNNNNNNNNNNNNNNNNNNNNNNNNNNNNNNNNNNNNNNNNNNNNNNNNNNNNNNNNNNNNNNNNNNNNNNNNNNNNNNNNNNNNNNNNNNNNNNNNNNNNNNNNNNNNNNNNNNNNNNNNNNNNNNNNNNNNNNNNNNNNNNNNNNNNNNNNNNNNNNNNNNNNNNNNNNNNNNNNNNNNNNNNNNNNNNNNNNNNNNNNNNNNNNNNNNNNNNNNNNNNNNNNNNNNNNNNNNNNNNNNNNNNNNNNNNNNNNNNNNNNNNNNNNNNNNNNNNNNNNNNNNNNNNNNNNNNNNNNNNNNNNNNNNNNNNNNNNNNNNNNNNNNNNNNNNNNNNNNNNNNNNNNNNNNNNNNNNNNNNNNNNNNNNNNNNNNNNNNNNNNNNNNNNNNNNNNNNNNNNNNNNNNNNNNNNNNNNNNNNNNNNNNNNNNNNNNNNNNNNNNNNNNNNNNNNNNNNNNNNNNNNNNNNNNNNNNNNNNNNNNNNNNNNNNNNNNNNNNNNNNNNNNNNNNNNNNNNNNNNNNNNNNNNNNNNNNNNNNNNNNNNNNNNNNNNNNNNNNNNNNNNNNNNNNNNNNNNNNNNNNNNNNNNNNNNNNNNNNNNNNNNNNNNNNNNNNNNNNNNNNNNNNNNNNNNNNNNNNNNNNNNNNNNNNNNNNNNNNNNNNNNNNNNNNNNNNNNNNNNNNNNNNNNNNNNNNNNNNNNNNNNNNNNNNNNNNNNNNNNNNNNNNNNNNNNNNNNNNNNNNNNNNNNNNNNNNNNNNNNNNNNNNNNNNNNNNNNNNNNNNNNNNNNNNNNNNNNNNNNNNNNNNNNNNNNNNNNNNNNNNNNNNNNNNNNNNNNNNNNNNNNNNNNNNNNNNNNNNNNNNNNNNNNNNNNNNNNNNNNNNNNNNNNNNNNNNNNNNNNNNNNNNNNNNNNNNNNNNNNNNNNNNNNNNNNNNNNNNNNNNNNNNNNNNNNNNNNNNNNNNNNNNNNNNNNNNNNNNNNNNNNNNNNNNNNNNNNNNNNNNNNNNNNNNNNNNNNNNNNNNNNNNNNNNNNNNNNNNNNNNNNNNNNNNNNNNNNNNNNNNNNNNNNNNNNNNNNNNNNNNNNNNNNNNNNNNNNNNNNNNNNNNNNNNNNNNNNNNNNNNNNNNNNNNNNNNNNNNNNNNNNNNNNNNNNNNNNNNNNNNNNNNNNNNNNNNNNNNNNNNNNNNNNNNNNNNNNNNNNNNNNNNNNNNNNNNNNNNNNNNNNNNNNNNNNNNNNNNNNNNNNNNNNNNNNNNNNNNNNNNNNNNNNNNNNNNNNNNNNNNNNNNNNNNNNNNNNNNNNNNNNNNNNNNNNNNNNNNNNNNNNNNNNNNNNNNNNNNNNNNNNNNNNNNNNNNNNNNNNNNNNNNNNNNNNNNNNNNNNNNNNNNNNNNNNNNNNNNNNNNNNNNNNNNNNNNNNNNNNNNNNNNNNNNNNNNNNNNNNNNNNNNNNNNNNNNNNNNNNNNNNNNNNNNNNNNNNNNNNNNNNNNNNNNNNNNNNNNNNNNNNNNNNNNNNNNNNNNNNNNNNNNNNNNNNNNNNNNNNNNNNNNNNNNNNNNNNNNNNNNNNNNNNNNNNNNNNNNNNNNNNNNNNNNNNNNNNNNNNNNNNNNNNNNNNNNNNNNNNNNNNNNNNNNNNNNNNNNNNNNNNNNNNNNNNNNNNNNNNNNNNNNNNNNNNNNNNNNNNNNNNNNNNNNNNNNNNNNNNNNNNNNNNNNNNNNNNNNNNNNNNNNNNNNNNNNNNNNNNNNNNNNNNNNNNNNNNNNNNNNNNNNNNNNNNNNNNNNNNNNNNNNNNNNNNNNNNNNNNNNNNNNNNNNNNNNNNNNNNNNNNNNNNNNNNNNNNNNNNNNNNNNNNNNNNNNNNNNNNNNNNNNNNNNNNNNNNNNNNNNNNNNNNNNNNNNNNNNNNNNNNNNNNNNNNNNNNNNNNNNNNNNNNNNNNNNNNNNNNNNNNNNNNNNNNNNNNNNNNNNNNNNNNNNNNNNNNNNNNNNNNNNNNNNNNNNNNNNNNNNNNNNNNNNN from the Theobroma cacao cultivar B97-61/B2 chromosome 8, Criollo_cocoa_genome_V2, whole genome shotgun sequence genome contains:
- the LOC18596437 gene encoding uncharacterized protein At2g29880, with the protein product KRKWNHHEDVALVTALIDLHNIEKYNADTGFRGGYLIELENMLATKLPNANLKAKPHIEFRIKTLKKEWTIIYDMVQGTHTSGFGWDDQRNMVVADDPVWESYIQSHKEAAPFRRKSFPFFNELSIIYARDRATGKDDEDFSNIQPQTSAPRSDTTSTRKKKRLNETGDPITSKSIIAAATILGENIKKAGIEFSKSVGAEVNIQQKAQELDGILGQVEGLTAMERVLASIKLPESPTLMFVFFSIDPDRRLEWLRTFLADR